The genome window ATGGCAAAGGTACTCGACAGCCCCTCTACACGCATCTGGGCTGCTGGGAGATGATGCCCGTAAATGGAGAAGAAATCGATGCCGAGCGAGGAAAGCTGGACGAGCTGTGCCGGATCGAGATCCTCTACAGAGCCGGCAGGAACGATGCCAAACGGCCCATCAAACTGACTGCGAATGGTAGTGAACAGGTCCGCGTACTGGGGCAATGGTCCAAAGCTGTTTCCGCTAGCACGATGGTGAACATTGACATGCACCTTGAGTCCGTCTGCGCCTTCTTCCAGCGCTGCTCTGGCCAGCTCCTCTTCATTTCGCGGCAGACTGACCAACAGGAGAAACGGCTTCTCGGCCATCGCTTGCTGCAAACGATTCATCGTCTCCCGATACCTCCCATCAAATGACAACGGTCTGTTTCCAGACCGTCGTGACTTTCTCCTTATTTCTTCAAAATCGGGTTGATCTTCTCTTCCATCGATTTCATGATATCCACTGGCTGCGCGGTTTGGCCAAACAGCTGGTCAAAGCCGGCGAGGATGGCATTATCGATCTTTTGCCACTCCACATGACCAGGCTGGAAGTGCGCTTTTGGCATTTCATCGATCACCGCTTGCTTGATGTGGGCCGGATCCGGATTGCCCGGCTGGTTCAGGAACAGATCGGAATTGAGTACGGACGTGCGCGGCGGCACAAAGTAGGCCGATGTCGCCTGGACCCCTTCTTCACTGGCGATGAACTTGAGGAATTCTTTGGTTTCCTGCAGATGCTTGGTGCCCTTGAAGATGGAGTACCCTGCCTGGCCGAGCATCGGAGCAGAGCCCTGCGAACCGGACGGCATCGGGGCGATATCCCATTTGAAGTCCTTGATCGCACGCGCCTTGGAGACGTAGCTGTACACATCGAAGAACATCCCGATTTTGCCAGACTCAAAGCTCACCTGCTCTCCTGCCTTTGGATGCGAGCCATCAGTGAACATCATGCGCTGCAGCATGCTGAGCGTCTCAGTGCCGTACTGATCATTCCACGTGAATTGGGTCATTTCTTTGTTGAAGGGACCGCTGCCATTCGACCATGCGTACGAGGAAAGCAGGATCCACGTTTTCCAGTCACGGAAGAAATTCGCCCCGTAAATCTTGCTGGCGCCCGTTCCGCTCGTGATGGCCTTCGCCGTCTTTTCAAATTCTTCCCACGTCCACTTTCCTTCCTTGGCCAGATCGTTCGGGGACTGCAGTCCTGCCTTTTCGATCAGGTCCTTGTTGTAGAACATGACGCTCGGAGGGGTGGAAAATGGGATTCCGTAAAGCTTGTCATCTTTTTTGAACAGCTCCAGCGTGGACCCAATGAAGTCATCCATTTTGAAGCTGGCGTCCTGCCCCAGATCCGTGACGTCCTCAAGAATGCCATTCGCCATGAATTGGGGAACCATGCGCTCGGATACCCAACCGATGTCCGGCAATTCCTGACCAGCTGCCAGAACCGTTACCTTTTGCTGATAATCCGGGAAAGGAACGGACTCGAGCTTCACCTTGATGTTCGGGTGCGTCTGCGTGAATTTATCGATCAGCTTTTGGTACAAATCGAGGTGAGCCTGATTGCCCCATGTCAAAAAGGAAAGCTCGACGGGCTCGTTGGTGCCAGCTGCCGGATCGCTGGAAGCTGCCGGCTTATTGCTGCAGCCCACAAAAGTAAACGCTGCCAAAAGAATCGATAATGCCAAACATGCGGCCTTTTTCATGGAGGACCCCCTTTTCTCACTCATATCTTTTCATAAAACTAGTATAGATTTGGTGGAATATTGAGATAAATCACCTGGATTACAGATTTGGTATGGGATTTAAAGATCTTCATCTGCTGGTGCCTGATCGCGATACCCCCCAGGGGTCATCCCCACTTCTTTTTTGAACACGATCATGAAATGCTTGGGGCTCTGATACCCTACCAGACGAGAAATGTCGTAAATCTTGAGGCTTGTCTCTCTGAGCAGCTGCTTGGCCCGTTTCATCCGCATCCTCGTGACGTAATCGGAGACGTTTTCTCCCGTCTGTGCCTTGAACAGCTGACTGAGGTAAATGGGATTGAGATGCACGAAATCAGCCAGAGTCTGCAAGCGCAGGTCGCCATCCGTATGATCTTGGATGAAAGCTTTTACTTTGCGAATGATCTGCCTCTCTTCCTTTGGCGATTGCTCCTCTGCTTCCGCCCCCCATTTTTTACGCTCCAGGGATTGCCGGATTCTCTCCAGCGTGCCCACCAGCTCGATCCGGTCGATTGGCTTGAGCAGATAATCCGACACTTTGTGCTTGAGTGCTTTTTGCGCATACTGGAAATCTCCATACCCGCTGATGATGATGATCGGAAGCTCTTCGTACATTTCACGAATTTTGCTGATCATCGCCAGACCATCGATTTCTCTCATCCGAATATCCGTGACGATCAAGTCGGGCATTTCGGTGCGCAAATAGTGCAGCGCTTCTTTTCCGTCCTCCGCCTCCGCCACGACCGCAAATCCGGTGGTCACCTTTTCGATCAAGGTCTTCAGCCCTTCCCGAATGATCCGCTCATCCTCCACTAGCAAGACTTTGTACATGCCGCATCCCCCTTTTGCCGCTCTCCAACGGAATTTTCAAAGTAAAGCTCGAGCCTTGTCCTGCCCGGCTATCGATCTGCAGACTGTACGGCTCACCGTACAAGAGCGTGATGCGCTGATGGATATTTCGCAAGGCCGTTCCCGTGCGCTGACCGCATGTCGCCTCGTTTTGATGAAAGGGCAGACGCACGACGGTACGCAGCCTTGCCAGCTCCTGCTCGGACATCCCTTTTCCATCATCCCGCACGCTGATCCGCATGTCCTGATCGTCACGCATGACGGTCAGCCAGATGGTCCCTCCATGCTCGAGGCGCTCTATGCCGTGATAGATGGCGTTTTCCACTAATGGCTGCAAGAGCAGCTTTGGAATGCGCGCATCCCGCAGGTTTTCATCTACTTCCATCTCCACCTGGATGCGGTCCTCCAGCCGCGTCTGCTGGATTCTCACATACGAAGCCAGAGACGTGAGCTCTTCTGCGAGTGTCACGAAGCCGTCCCCCCTCTCTACCGTGTAGCGCATCAGCTTGCCGAGGGAAGAGACCATATCCGATACATCGAAGTTGCCCGCGCGAATCGCCATCATATTGATCGCCTCGAGCGTATTGTAGATAAAATGCGGATGAATCTGGCTCTGCAAGGCTGCCAGCTCCGCCTCCCTCTCTCGCAGACTGATGGCGTACACTTCATTGACGAGGCGGTTGATCTCCTCGACCATGTGGTTAAACTGTTCGCTCAGCTTGCCGATCTCATCCTCTGAAACCACTGGCACGCGTTCATGAAAATTTCCTTGCTCCACCTGCAGCATCTTCTCCTTGAGCACAACGAGCGGCTTGCTGAGCGAATAGGCAAAATACGTGGCCAATCCTCCCGCCACGACGAGAAAAATGGCGGCGATGAAAATCGTGAAATCGCGCAGGGTATTCGAATCCTTTAGCAGGCTGTCTACGGGGATGATGCTGATGACCAGAAGTCCCGTCTCTGCTGACTGATTGTCGATCAGCAAATAGCGCTGCCCCTGCAAGCGCACCGTTTTTTCCCCTTGCAAGAACGGCATCCCCCCATCCGTTTCCCGCAGCAGCGTACGGTAGCCAGGCAAATTCCCATTCTCCCGCTTCTCAAAAAACAGTTCGTTTTGTTGGTTGACGATGATGAGACTCCCCTCTTTGGTAAAGGGCATGTTGGCCAGAATCTGATCGATCATCTCCATCTTCATGTCGATCTTGATGATGCCGAGGGGCGCGTTGGTGTTGGGTTCCCTCAACAGGCGGGCTACCGAGAAGTACGGCTCCTGGGCAGAGTCTGCGTAGTACCCCGCTCGATGCTGCGGAATGATGACCGATGCACCGTTTCCTTTTACCACACGGCCGTACCACGAT of Brevibacillus choshinensis contains these proteins:
- a CDS encoding ABC transporter substrate-binding protein — translated: MKKAACLALSILLAAFTFVGCSNKPAASSDPAAGTNEPVELSFLTWGNQAHLDLYQKLIDKFTQTHPNIKVKLESVPFPDYQQKVTVLAAGQELPDIGWVSERMVPQFMANGILEDVTDLGQDASFKMDDFIGSTLELFKKDDKLYGIPFSTPPSVMFYNKDLIEKAGLQSPNDLAKEGKWTWEEFEKTAKAITSGTGASKIYGANFFRDWKTWILLSSYAWSNGSGPFNKEMTQFTWNDQYGTETLSMLQRMMFTDGSHPKAGEQVSFESGKIGMFFDVYSYVSKARAIKDFKWDIAPMPSGSQGSAPMLGQAGYSIFKGTKHLQETKEFLKFIASEEGVQATSAYFVPPRTSVLNSDLFLNQPGNPDPAHIKQAVIDEMPKAHFQPGHVEWQKIDNAILAGFDQLFGQTAQPVDIMKSMEEKINPILKK
- a CDS encoding cache domain-containing sensor histidine kinase, whose protein sequence is MNDRKKKQALHVFSRGTLRVKMLTLFICLIAIPLSLQGMITYSQFSTSSEERTSEYTAQIVHQINRNLERNLEEMKRLSLMPLYDNSVLSILRELRSNSPSPPYLSTEKRQKMTLYISSLSYSRPEVKGIQIISQNGMIFSNLDPTTMTTHVNLEGESWYGRVVKGNGASVIIPQHRAGYYADSAQEPYFSVARLLREPNTNAPLGIIKIDMKMEMIDQILANMPFTKEGSLIIVNQQNELFFEKRENGNLPGYRTLLRETDGGMPFLQGEKTVRLQGQRYLLIDNQSAETGLLVISIIPVDSLLKDSNTLRDFTIFIAAIFLVVAGGLATYFAYSLSKPLVVLKEKMLQVEQGNFHERVPVVSEDEIGKLSEQFNHMVEEINRLVNEVYAISLREREAELAALQSQIHPHFIYNTLEAINMMAIRAGNFDVSDMVSSLGKLMRYTVERGDGFVTLAEELTSLASYVRIQQTRLEDRIQVEMEVDENLRDARIPKLLLQPLVENAIYHGIERLEHGGTIWLTVMRDDQDMRISVRDDGKGMSEQELARLRTVVRLPFHQNEATCGQRTGTALRNIHQRITLLYGEPYSLQIDSRAGQGSSFTLKIPLESGKRGMRHVQSLASGG
- a CDS encoding response regulator transcription factor, producing the protein MYKVLLVEDERIIREGLKTLIEKVTTGFAVVAEAEDGKEALHYLRTEMPDLIVTDIRMREIDGLAMISKIREMYEELPIIIISGYGDFQYAQKALKHKVSDYLLKPIDRIELVGTLERIRQSLERKKWGAEAEEQSPKEERQIIRKVKAFIQDHTDGDLRLQTLADFVHLNPIYLSQLFKAQTGENVSDYVTRMRMKRAKQLLRETSLKIYDISRLVGYQSPKHFMIVFKKEVGMTPGGYRDQAPADEDL